AACGACAGCTTTTTAGATACACAATCGAATCCGATCAGGTCTGTATGAACAAAGGGGTGCGTGTTTACTGTGACCCACGCCTCTATGAGGGAGAATTGGATATCCTGTATCACAATAACGGCGATGGCACATTTACCGATGTAACAGAGTCCGCAGGCTTTTCTGAGGCTACGGGACGGGGACTCGCCCTCGCTTGGGCGGATTACGATGACGACGGTGACATGGATGTCTATATCGC
This genomic stretch from Candidatus Poribacteria bacterium harbors:
- a CDS encoding VCBS repeat-containing protein: MNKGVRVYCDPRLYEGELDILYHNNGDGTFTDVTESAGFSEATGRGLALAWADYDDDGDMDVYIANDADQNFLYRNNGDSTFTDVSLTAGVGFSEDGDAENGMGADFGDYDN